The following are from one region of the Candidatus Shapirobacteria bacterium genome:
- a CDS encoding glycosyltransferase — protein MTIPIFSIIIPVKVPTQYLKETLKKLKKQSFKSFEILVITDKISKSSNPSVKRNLGAKMAKGKYLAFLDDDSYPSRNWLKNAKIVLDKKSTAAAACGPCLTPPKDTVGQLASGLFWSSCLGSGGAGNYRSSVQASRSVDDFPSVNLIVKKKDFDKIGGFSTKDWPGEDTVLCLDLTKKLNKQIIYNPKIVVYHHRRTILKPHLQQIGRYAKMRGSFVKKYPATSARLGYFLPSLFFLYLISLPIHRFLFPLYLYLLALFITFLIFIKNKSNPTASFLAIIITPITHLYYGILFLVGLFQNEK, from the coding sequence ATGACAATTCCTATCTTTTCAATTATTATTCCCGTCAAAGTCCCCACTCAATATCTCAAAGAAACCCTTAAAAAACTAAAAAAACAAAGTTTTAAATCCTTTGAGATACTTGTTATTACCGATAAGATTTCGAAAAGCTCCAATCCCTCTGTTAAGCGAAATCTTGGGGCCAAAATGGCCAAAGGAAAGTATTTGGCTTTTTTGGACGACGATTCGTATCCGTCAAGAAATTGGTTAAAAAACGCCAAAATAGTTCTTGATAAAAAATCAACTGCAGCCGCTGCTTGCGGCCCCTGTTTAACCCCGCCCAAAGACACTGTTGGACAACTTGCTTCAGGATTATTCTGGTCAAGTTGTCTCGGAAGCGGGGGAGCCGGAAACTATCGAAGCTCAGTCCAAGCTAGCCGATCGGTTGATGATTTTCCGTCAGTCAATTTGATTGTCAAAAAAAAAGACTTCGACAAAATTGGTGGCTTTAGTACCAAGGACTGGCCGGGAGAAGACACGGTGCTCTGTCTCGACTTAACAAAAAAACTCAACAAACAAATTATTTATAATCCAAAAATTGTTGTTTATCACCACCGCCGTACTATTCTCAAACCGCACCTCCAACAAATTGGCCGCTATGCCAAGATGAGGGGCTCTTTTGTCAAAAAATATCCCGCCACTAGCGCTCGTCTCGGTTATTTCCTCCCTAGCCTATTTTTTTTGTACCTCATTTCACTCCCAATCCATCGCTTCCTTTTTCCCCTCTATCTGTACCTACTTGCCCTTTTTATAACTTTTTTAATTTTTATTAAAAACAAAAGTAATCCCACAGCCTCCTTTTTGGCCATAATCATCACCCCGATTACCCATCTTTATTATGGTATTTTATTCCTAGTCGGCCTTTTTCAAAATGAAAAATAA
- a CDS encoding glycosyltransferase, which yields MGNKPHFLSVIIPIYKQEKTLFQDLCNISQTLEKIRYDYEIIAVVDGKYIDKSYQIAKKCQIKKLKVFAYKKNRGKGYAVRFGMAHTRGDYIAFIDAGMEIDPNGISMVLEHMEWYNADIVVASKKHPASRVNYPLQRKVISFGAFIVARILLGITIHDTQAGLKIFKRRVLKKVLPRLLVKNYAFDLEILSVANHLGFNRIYEAPVKLTYCFDSLTHATGLKTIYNSLLDALAVFYRLRILHYYDNHNKREWVYDKDLDMRINTGK from the coding sequence ATGGGTAACAAACCACACTTTCTGTCTGTCATTATCCCAATCTACAAACAGGAAAAGACTCTATTTCAAGATTTATGTAATATTAGCCAAACACTCGAAAAGATTCGCTATGACTATGAGATTATCGCCGTCGTTGATGGAAAATATATCGACAAGTCTTATCAGATAGCCAAAAAATGTCAAATCAAAAAATTAAAAGTTTTTGCTTATAAAAAAAACCGGGGCAAGGGCTATGCCGTCCGTTTTGGGATGGCACACACAAGAGGGGATTATATCGCCTTTATTGACGCCGGTATGGAAATAGACCCCAACGGAATATCAATGGTTCTCGAGCATATGGAATGGTATAACGCCGATATTGTTGTTGCCTCTAAAAAACATCCAGCCTCCAGAGTTAACTACCCTCTTCAAAGAAAGGTAATAAGTTTTGGTGCTTTTATCGTTGCCAGAATTCTTTTGGGAATCACCATCCACGACACCCAAGCCGGTCTTAAAATCTTTAAAAGGAGAGTTCTAAAAAAGGTGCTTCCCAGATTATTAGTTAAAAATTACGCTTTTGACCTGGAAATCCTGTCGGTCGCCAATCACCTCGGATTTAATCGTATATACGAAGCTCCCGTAAAACTAACATACTGTTTTGATAGCTTAACTCATGCCACAGGATTAAAAACTATTTATAATAGCCTACTCGATGCCTTGGCAGTTTTTTACCGTCTCCGAATCCTGCATTATTACGACAACCACAATAAACGGGAGTGGGTGTACGACAAAGATTTAGATATGAGAATTAATACCGGAAAATAA